In one window of Myxococcales bacterium DNA:
- a CDS encoding sigma-70 family RNA polymerase sigma factor translates to MKPVESSLPQDASFGETVQGLAAPSDSADEADQDEGPTARPLAGADQKRLRAIFDAHYDFAWRLLRRLGLDGATADDGAQQVFMVAAKRLSDIDEGKERAFVAGTAVRIASRLRKERARRDAPPVTGREPSDKPSPEDLLDKKKQRELLDSLLAEMEDDLRVVLVLAEMDGYGKRELASLLGIPEGTAASRLRRAREDFQERLARRLARGRAK, encoded by the coding sequence ATGAAGCCCGTCGAAAGCAGCCTTCCGCAGGACGCATCGTTCGGCGAGACCGTCCAGGGCCTCGCTGCGCCCTCCGACTCCGCCGACGAGGCGGACCAGGACGAGGGCCCGACCGCTCGCCCTCTTGCGGGGGCGGACCAGAAACGGCTCCGAGCCATCTTCGACGCCCACTACGACTTCGCCTGGCGACTCCTTCGTCGACTCGGCCTCGACGGAGCCACTGCAGACGACGGTGCACAGCAGGTGTTCATGGTTGCGGCAAAGCGGCTGAGCGACATCGACGAGGGCAAAGAGCGGGCGTTCGTCGCGGGCACCGCCGTGCGGATCGCTTCGCGGTTGCGCAAGGAGCGTGCACGTCGTGATGCGCCGCCCGTGACCGGGCGCGAGCCCTCCGACAAGCCGTCGCCAGAGGATCTCCTCGACAAAAAGAAGCAGCGGGAGCTGCTCGACTCGCTGCTCGCCGAAATGGAAGACGATCTGCGCGTCGTGCTCGTCTTGGCGGAAATGGACGGATACGGAAAGCGCGAGCTCGCGTCGCTCCTCGGCATCCCGGAAGGAACGGCGGCGTCACGTCTGCGACGCGCGCGCGAAGACTTCCAGGAGCGCCTCGCGCGACGCCTCGCTCGCGGGAGGGCCAAGTGA
- a CDS encoding DUF885 domain-containing protein, translating to MVEVGAATYGTQDMAVIVERMNSAPENFYRSKEHVLDFARATVGRAKEAMPRFFGRLPATDVEGVSMPAESSSTPNDAYYREGSAREQRPGRYYIGTKEAETTSLISGESTAFHEAIPGHHFQLTIADELPARPEYLRSMWSTAFVEGWALYGERLADEAGLYSTPAARFGMLGWQAVRAARLVVDTGLHAKGWTREQAVTFFMESTPMKREEAEGQIDRYISYRVRRWPTRSARRRSPNFARRRSESSAHGSTSARSTTQSSARAPSSCKCSRPSSTSTSRRGGRAEGDQGLAGRCPYDRGFGFSLGSCFASASGRSADQVAAYPCPGFQMSQPCEPFCSELFIWSATYLGLKLSCLYDMP from the coding sequence ATGGTGGAGGTCGGCGCCGCGACCTACGGCACCCAAGACATGGCCGTCATCGTGGAGCGCATGAACAGCGCGCCCGAGAACTTCTACCGCTCCAAAGAGCACGTGCTCGACTTCGCGCGCGCGACCGTTGGCCGCGCGAAGGAGGCCATGCCTCGGTTCTTCGGGCGCTTGCCGGCCACCGATGTCGAGGGCGTGTCGATGCCCGCCGAGTCGTCGTCAACGCCCAACGACGCCTATTACCGCGAAGGCTCGGCCCGCGAGCAGCGACCGGGCCGCTACTACATCGGCACAAAAGAGGCCGAGACGACCTCGCTCATCAGCGGAGAGAGCACAGCGTTCCACGAGGCCATCCCGGGCCATCACTTTCAGCTGACCATCGCCGACGAGCTGCCGGCGCGGCCGGAGTACCTGAGGTCGATGTGGTCCACGGCCTTCGTCGAGGGATGGGCTCTCTACGGCGAGCGCCTCGCCGACGAAGCGGGCCTCTATTCGACGCCGGCAGCGCGCTTCGGGATGCTTGGTTGGCAGGCGGTGCGTGCGGCACGGCTCGTCGTCGACACGGGACTCCACGCCAAGGGCTGGACCCGCGAACAGGCGGTGACGTTCTTCATGGAGAGCACGCCGATGAAGCGCGAAGAGGCCGAGGGGCAGATCGACCGATACATCTCCTACCGGGTCAGGCGCTGGCCTACACGATCGGCCAGAAGAAGATCACCGAACTTCGCAAGAAGGCGGAGCGAGAGCTCGGCGCACGGTTCGACATCCGCGCGTTCCACGACGCAGTCCTCGGCTCGGGCACCATCAAGCTGCAAGTGCTCGAGGCCATCGTCGACGAGCACATCGCGGCGAGGCGGGCGCGCTGAAGGGGACCAAGGTCTCGCTGGACGCTGCCCCTACGACCGGGGCTTCGGCTTCTCTTTGGGCTCTTGTTTCGCCTCGGCGAGCGGCCGGAGCGCAGACCAGGTGGCTGCGTACCCCTGCCCCGGATTCCAGATGAGCCAGCCGTGCGAGCCGTTCTGTTCGGAGCTCTTCATCTGGTCGGCCACGTACTTGGGGCTGAAGTTGTCCTGCTTGTACGACATGCCTTGA
- a CDS encoding acetoacetate--CoA ligase — protein sequence MAQPLTQPSAEDVARSQMTAFARSFGRALGRDVTDADALHRSSVEHADVFWGHLLQFLELDVEGSREPVLSGTSCESARFFPRLALSFARNLLRGEVSDQERPAVVAVDETGRRRTLTRAALARDVVAVASALATRGVGAGDRVVAVAANTLESVVACLAAAAVGASWSSVAPNLGLDATLDRFGQLSPKVLFACSRYPYQGRVHDVSERTAALAAQLPSLELVVSLDDAPATSSVDAPRSTRLPTVSLTALADETGGPFAALADLPTFPFDHPLYVLFSSGTTGRPKCIVHGAGGTLLEHAKEHRLHSDLRPGDVLFFQTAAGWMMWNWLVSALASKVTVLLYEGSPTFPTADALWRLVAAERVTVFGTNPGFLQLSRDAEVEPRRLDLGALRAVQSTGSVLGDDLFRWITSAVKSVPVQSISGGTDIVGCFLLGHPNLPVYAGELQSKSLGYDVDAFLPDGSSAGVGAIGELVCKRPFPSRPVGLFGDDDGSRFHAAYFADHDGVWTHGDLLEPTASGGGRIHGRSDGILNVRGVRIGPAEIYRALSAGVPEVAEAMAVEQQAPHEIGGSRLVLLLVLKEGQSLGAELERRIRAELFARCSAAHVPEVIVSRLDLPTTYSGKRSERAARDAVNGRPIVNLGALKNPESLEGLADATKLPEHDASASPEELSLERLTRLWAEVLGFATIAKDQSFFDLGGTSLGAVSLLARVEKVFGVRLAMSSLLATAATPERMVQALRADDGARGASHIVPIRMPAGRGASVPAFWLPGGGGLSVLAFREVSMRFPEGQPVYGFEAKLSLEDAPKSIPEIARRYVDDLVRSFPDVPYLLFGFSFGSWVAFEMAIELRRRGKEVPLLCVFDSAIPVARSLGARAVIAAERASYHGKQVARLAAHELPMYFSGIVDLASRRAREAASRFGLDLDPRRTTEASGDTVFDELDRRNRAAALRYVKGPLPTFDGKITVILAERTSQSAVRPELDDRLAIGAYAARGLEVHRVPGAHLTMLEPPEVDGLAEVLRGCIARALGS from the coding sequence GTGGCCCAGCCGCTCACACAACCGTCCGCCGAAGACGTCGCGCGAAGCCAGATGACGGCCTTTGCGCGCTCGTTCGGTCGCGCGCTCGGTCGCGATGTCACCGACGCCGACGCGCTTCACCGGTCCTCCGTTGAGCACGCCGACGTCTTCTGGGGCCATCTCTTGCAGTTCCTCGAGCTCGACGTGGAAGGCTCGCGCGAGCCCGTCCTCTCGGGCACGAGCTGCGAGTCGGCGCGCTTCTTCCCGCGGCTGGCGCTCTCGTTCGCGCGGAACCTCCTGCGCGGCGAGGTCAGCGATCAGGAGCGCCCCGCCGTTGTCGCCGTCGATGAGACGGGGCGCCGTCGCACGCTCACGCGCGCAGCCTTGGCGAGAGACGTGGTCGCTGTCGCCTCGGCGCTCGCCACGCGTGGCGTCGGCGCCGGCGATCGCGTTGTGGCGGTGGCGGCCAATACGCTGGAGAGTGTGGTCGCGTGCCTCGCGGCGGCGGCCGTCGGGGCCTCGTGGTCGTCGGTGGCTCCGAACCTCGGCCTCGACGCGACGCTCGATCGCTTCGGCCAGCTATCCCCCAAAGTCCTCTTCGCGTGTTCGCGGTATCCCTACCAGGGCCGCGTCCACGATGTGAGCGAGCGCACAGCGGCCCTCGCTGCCCAGTTGCCGTCGCTCGAGCTGGTCGTCTCTCTGGACGACGCTCCAGCGACCTCGTCCGTCGACGCGCCGCGTTCGACCCGACTTCCTACCGTCTCGCTCACCGCGCTGGCGGACGAGACCGGCGGCCCCTTCGCGGCGCTCGCCGATCTGCCCACGTTTCCTTTCGATCATCCGCTCTACGTCCTCTTCTCGTCGGGCACGACGGGGCGACCCAAGTGCATCGTGCACGGAGCCGGCGGGACTCTCCTCGAGCACGCGAAGGAGCATCGCCTCCACTCGGACCTTCGCCCCGGCGATGTTCTCTTCTTCCAGACGGCGGCCGGCTGGATGATGTGGAACTGGCTCGTCAGCGCCCTCGCGTCGAAGGTCACGGTGCTCCTCTACGAAGGCTCGCCGACCTTCCCCACGGCCGACGCCCTCTGGCGCCTCGTCGCTGCGGAGCGCGTCACGGTCTTCGGGACCAACCCGGGGTTCTTGCAGCTCTCGCGCGACGCCGAGGTCGAACCGCGGCGCCTCGACCTGGGCGCGTTGCGCGCTGTGCAATCCACGGGGTCCGTGCTGGGAGACGACCTCTTTCGGTGGATCACGTCGGCAGTGAAGTCGGTCCCCGTGCAATCGATCTCCGGCGGTACCGACATCGTCGGCTGCTTCCTGCTGGGCCATCCGAACCTGCCCGTCTACGCCGGTGAGCTTCAATCAAAGAGCCTCGGCTACGACGTCGACGCGTTCTTGCCTGACGGCTCATCGGCCGGCGTTGGCGCCATCGGCGAGCTCGTGTGCAAGAGGCCCTTTCCTTCGCGTCCCGTGGGCCTCTTCGGAGACGACGACGGGTCGCGCTTTCACGCGGCCTACTTCGCCGATCACGACGGCGTCTGGACGCACGGCGATCTTCTCGAGCCGACGGCGAGCGGCGGCGGACGCATCCATGGTCGCTCCGACGGCATCTTGAACGTGCGCGGCGTGCGCATCGGCCCCGCCGAGATCTACCGGGCGCTCTCGGCCGGCGTGCCCGAAGTTGCGGAGGCGATGGCCGTTGAGCAACAGGCGCCGCACGAGATCGGTGGCAGTCGCCTCGTCCTCCTCCTCGTGCTCAAGGAGGGCCAGTCGCTCGGCGCCGAGCTTGAGCGGCGCATTCGCGCCGAGCTTTTCGCGCGGTGCTCCGCGGCGCACGTGCCCGAGGTCATCGTCTCTCGGCTCGACCTTCCGACCACCTACAGCGGCAAGCGCAGCGAGCGAGCCGCGCGCGACGCGGTGAACGGGCGACCCATCGTCAACCTCGGTGCGCTCAAGAACCCCGAATCGCTCGAGGGGCTGGCGGATGCCACGAAGCTCCCGGAGCACGATGCTTCGGCGTCGCCGGAGGAGCTCTCGCTCGAGCGGCTCACGAGGCTATGGGCCGAGGTCCTCGGCTTCGCCACCATCGCCAAGGATCAGTCGTTCTTTGACCTCGGCGGCACTTCGCTTGGGGCGGTCTCGCTCTTGGCCCGCGTCGAGAAGGTCTTCGGCGTGCGCCTCGCGATGTCGAGCCTCTTGGCCACGGCCGCGACGCCAGAGCGCATGGTCCAAGCGCTCCGCGCGGACGACGGCGCGCGGGGCGCGAGCCACATCGTGCCGATCCGAATGCCCGCGGGGCGAGGAGCCTCGGTTCCTGCCTTCTGGCTCCCTGGTGGCGGAGGCCTCAGCGTGCTCGCCTTTCGCGAGGTCTCGATGCGCTTTCCCGAGGGGCAGCCGGTCTACGGCTTCGAAGCGAAGCTCTCCCTCGAGGACGCACCGAAGAGCATCCCCGAAATCGCAAGGCGGTACGTCGACGATCTCGTGCGCTCGTTTCCCGACGTGCCCTATCTCCTCTTCGGCTTCTCCTTCGGCAGTTGGGTCGCCTTTGAGATGGCCATCGAGCTTCGCCGGCGCGGCAAGGAGGTCCCGCTTCTGTGCGTCTTCGACAGCGCGATCCCCGTGGCTCGCTCGCTCGGGGCGCGCGCCGTCATCGCCGCCGAGCGCGCCTCGTACCACGGCAAACAGGTGGCGCGCCTCGCCGCCCATGAGCTGCCCATGTACTTCTCCGGAATCGTCGACCTCGCGTCGCGCCGCGCGAGAGAAGCGGCGTCGCGTTTCGGCCTCGACCTCGATCCGCGTCGCACCACGGAGGCGTCCGGTGACACGGTCTTCGATGAGCTCGACCGGCGGAACCGCGCCGCCGCCCTCCGCTACGTGAAGGGGCCGCTGCCGACCTTCGACGGAAAGATCACAGTGATCCTTGCGGAGCGCACCTCGCAGTCGGCGGTGCGGCCCGAGCTCGACGATCGCCTCGCCATCGGCGCCTACGCCGCGCGCGGTCTCGAGGTGCATCGCGTCCCCGGCGCGCACCTGACGATGCTCGAGCCTCCCGAGGTCGACGGCCTGGCCGAAGTCCTGCGTGGCTGCATCGCGCGCGCGCTTGGTTCTTGA
- a CDS encoding Uma2 family endonuclease, translating to MTNPALLVEVLNPSTEDYDQGEKLRHYQQIPSLEAVVFVSQSERMVSVVRRTPSGWLRAEHRDAFELEHTGTIAVTELYP from the coding sequence ATCACCAACCCCGCGCTCCTCGTCGAGGTGCTCAACCCCTCAACCGAGGACTACGACCAAGGGGAGAAGCTGCGCCACTACCAACAGATCCCCAGCCTCGAAGCGGTCGTCTTCGTCTCGCAGAGTGAGCGCATGGTCAGCGTCGTGCGTCGCACTCCGAGTGGCTGGCTCCGCGCGGAACATCGGGACGCGTTTGAGCTAGAACACACGGGCACCATCGCGGTCACGGAGCTCTATCCCTAA
- a CDS encoding VWA domain-containing protein: MKRATVLALAAMFSAAAVACGSSQTDFDPGAYGAGGGPTAAGGNKADAGIFANPQATPPSIQACRTGQDVAKQLPLHIVLMLDRSGSMCEFNPNNTSDRNCQNPASKWQQVRGALAAFFQSPASAGITITTVQFPAQAGGGSNNCNANLYKQTYSQLAPLPDPGQLLFNIDSRASSNDGNTPTYDALTGGLSLAQQITAQLTTPARVAALMATDGIPAGCNDADNIGASAQLAAQVASTIPTYVIGVGNQLQALDQLAVAGGTKQAFIASTTNPQLVGQYVAAALNSIRQAAVGCEYQVPAAPANQTLDPTKVNVEFTGFAGKGAIGQNQGCGGNGLGWTYDNPAAPKSIKLCPTTCAQVSNDSTAKIDIVFGCATEQQKIN, encoded by the coding sequence ATGAAGCGCGCCACCGTCCTCGCCCTCGCCGCGATGTTTTCGGCAGCGGCCGTCGCCTGCGGCAGCAGCCAAACGGATTTCGATCCCGGTGCGTACGGCGCGGGCGGCGGTCCCACCGCGGCCGGCGGCAACAAGGCCGACGCGGGCATCTTCGCGAATCCGCAAGCGACGCCTCCGAGCATCCAGGCCTGCCGCACCGGTCAAGACGTGGCGAAGCAGCTCCCGCTCCACATCGTCCTCATGCTCGATCGCTCGGGAAGCATGTGCGAGTTCAACCCGAACAACACGAGCGATCGCAACTGCCAGAACCCCGCGTCGAAGTGGCAACAGGTCCGCGGCGCGCTCGCTGCGTTCTTCCAGAGCCCGGCGTCGGCCGGCATCACGATCACCACCGTGCAGTTTCCGGCGCAAGCGGGCGGCGGCAGCAACAACTGCAATGCGAACCTCTACAAGCAAACGTATTCGCAGCTCGCCCCGTTGCCCGATCCCGGGCAGCTCCTCTTCAACATCGATTCGCGCGCCTCGAGCAACGACGGCAACACGCCCACGTACGACGCGCTCACGGGAGGCCTCTCGCTGGCCCAGCAGATCACCGCGCAGCTGACAACGCCGGCTCGCGTGGCGGCCCTCATGGCCACCGACGGAATCCCTGCAGGATGCAACGACGCCGACAACATCGGCGCGTCGGCCCAGCTCGCAGCACAAGTCGCCTCAACGATCCCGACCTACGTCATCGGTGTCGGCAACCAGCTCCAAGCGCTCGATCAGCTCGCCGTCGCCGGCGGGACGAAACAAGCCTTCATCGCCAGCACCACGAACCCGCAGCTCGTGGGGCAATACGTCGCCGCGGCGCTCAACTCGATCCGTCAAGCGGCCGTCGGCTGCGAATACCAAGTGCCCGCGGCGCCCGCGAATCAGACGCTCGATCCCACCAAGGTCAACGTCGAGTTCACCGGTTTCGCTGGCAAAGGCGCCATCGGCCAGAACCAAGGCTGCGGCGGCAACGGGCTCGGCTGGACCTACGACAACCCGGCGGCGCCCAAGAGCATCAAGCTCTGCCCCACGACGTGCGCGCAGGTCAGCAACGATTCGACGGCGAAGATCGACATCGTCTTCGGCTGCGCCACGGAGCAGCAGAAGATCAACTGA
- a CDS encoding DUF1501 domain-containing protein, whose product MTNTAGPLTDLQKLRDADLDRLNAIFKEQGTNVQRAYLDRMARSQREARAISQQLLDSLSAITSDDAASQVAAAAILIKMNVTPVVTVHVPFGGDNHSDADLAKETRETVSGVATIALLFQKLTELGLADRVTFATMNVFGRTLSSKGTAGRDHLGNHHVTVMIGKQLKGGIVGGVAKNEKGADWKAVPIASATGAGGPGGDISFEDSLGAASKTLGAALGVPATVLDDQIEKGKIVTGALA is encoded by the coding sequence TTGACGAACACGGCGGGGCCCCTCACCGATCTCCAGAAGCTGAGGGACGCTGATCTTGATCGCTTGAACGCCATCTTCAAGGAGCAGGGGACCAACGTTCAACGCGCCTACCTCGACCGCATGGCGCGAAGCCAACGCGAGGCGCGCGCCATCTCGCAGCAGCTCCTAGACAGCCTCTCGGCCATCACGAGCGACGATGCCGCCAGTCAAGTGGCCGCCGCGGCCATCCTCATCAAGATGAACGTGACGCCGGTGGTGACCGTGCATGTTCCCTTTGGCGGCGACAACCACAGCGACGCCGACCTCGCCAAGGAGACGAGGGAGACGGTCTCCGGCGTGGCCACCATCGCGTTGCTCTTCCAAAAGCTCACCGAGCTGGGCCTCGCCGATCGCGTGACCTTCGCCACGATGAACGTCTTCGGCCGCACCCTGAGTTCAAAGGGCACCGCGGGGCGCGACCACCTGGGCAACCATCACGTGACTGTGATGATCGGCAAGCAGCTCAAGGGCGGCATCGTGGGAGGGGTCGCCAAGAACGAGAAGGGCGCCGACTGGAAGGCCGTCCCCATCGCCTCGGCCACCGGCGCCGGAGGGCCCGGCGGCGACATCTCCTTCGAGGATTCGCTCGGTGCGGCGAGCAAGACGCTCGGCGCCGCGCTGGGCGTGCCGGCCACCGTCCTCGACGACCAGATCGAGAAGGGCAAGATCGTCACCGGTGCGCTTGCATGA
- a CDS encoding DUF885 family protein — protein sequence MSPRRSSCLAVLLTSALAACASTHDETLAEDELRAGSVTLASIGEQYLKLVMNDDPVFATSIGHHEYDGKLYDRSPEAVRAWREGITNLSSQLRSLRRDRLPERDRLSFDLLKANVDVAARVSAACDNLSPFVRESTMANLGSDLDAIASGQVLTSEADVASFLTRAAKMPTLIAQTEANLRSGLARNVLLPRATVDALLKGYKTLVALPSDQWVIVTSMTFGDGLSANARTEAQRKTAALVDDKLRPSFARYVEFLEGTYAPRARATVGLAALPEGAKCYDALIEFHTDTKLTASEIHDLGMAELQGIQREWWRSAPRPTAPKTWPSSWSA from the coding sequence ATGTCCCCCCGTCGCTCTTCTTGTTTGGCCGTTCTGTTGACGTCGGCGCTTGCCGCTTGCGCGAGCACTCACGATGAAACGCTCGCGGAAGACGAGCTGCGAGCCGGCTCGGTAACGCTCGCAAGCATAGGCGAGCAGTACCTCAAACTCGTGATGAACGACGACCCGGTCTTTGCGACGTCGATCGGCCATCACGAATACGACGGCAAGCTCTACGACCGCTCACCAGAGGCGGTCCGCGCGTGGCGCGAGGGCATCACCAACCTGAGCAGCCAGCTCCGCTCTCTAAGGCGCGACCGGCTCCCAGAGCGAGACCGACTCTCGTTCGACCTCTTGAAGGCCAACGTTGACGTCGCGGCTCGTGTAAGCGCCGCGTGTGACAACCTGTCGCCCTTCGTTCGCGAGTCCACGATGGCGAACCTCGGGAGCGATCTCGACGCCATCGCGTCGGGGCAGGTCCTCACGAGCGAAGCCGACGTCGCGAGCTTCCTGACGCGCGCCGCGAAGATGCCGACCTTGATCGCGCAGACGGAGGCCAACCTTCGCTCGGGCTTGGCGCGAAACGTCCTGCTGCCGCGCGCCACAGTGGACGCGCTGCTCAAGGGGTACAAGACCCTCGTCGCGCTCCCCAGTGACCAGTGGGTCATCGTGACCTCGATGACCTTCGGTGACGGACTGTCGGCCAACGCTCGCACGGAAGCGCAGCGCAAGACCGCGGCCCTGGTCGACGACAAGCTGCGACCTTCGTTCGCTCGTTACGTCGAGTTTCTCGAAGGCACCTACGCGCCGCGCGCACGGGCGACCGTGGGCCTCGCGGCGTTGCCCGAGGGCGCCAAGTGTTACGACGCGCTGATCGAGTTTCATACCGACACGAAGCTGACCGCGAGCGAGATTCACGACCTCGGGATGGCAGAGCTCCAGGGCATCCAGCGCGAATGGTGGAGGTCGGCGCCGCGACCTACGGCACCCAAGACATGGCCGTCATCGTGGAGCGCATGA